In the Oncorhynchus gorbuscha isolate QuinsamMale2020 ecotype Even-year linkage group LG05, OgorEven_v1.0, whole genome shotgun sequence genome, one interval contains:
- the LOC124036561 gene encoding RING finger protein 37-like isoform X2, which translates to MVVNLCLPHFKTTIQCDKLCADGYDVTNLLSADPAVRRRGFKLEYFLRPPVQVTLQFGFQVEVCRVDVELWPWGMDRGQACKRLEISTSSDPPLPHNHSLEQGQTQAQQGQEKGQQWDQAKAQFKGHQWSLQAQQYSLQGQEKSQQWTQRGQTHSHTDTSQGAFHLVGRCELTEETHVSFSHPCFRPRPPFSSLPPAPREGCRQEELWSRGPLSLGSVKQLRVTVPYGAGASAMGLKALAVWGLPSRCCPPDEVERVRITHENASLRPVPRLSHLASAQPSPVNQPPALSQTTTATSLLQVPEEFLDPLTQEVMLLPMLLPSGVSVDSSTLEEYQRREATWGRVPNDPFTGVPFVPESQALPNPHLKSRIDRFLLQTGLEVRDGAVGRQGHGESPQPSRLIPPQRTGESRDSAVTTAAAVESANHQGTLSRNSGARTQTNQKGAESVITQRSQLTQYRGTGAFNNRAKNGNGKDRCAGKVGPKEGAVDRVSSQEGGPDLGTRRKRELEVWATLIRSKGKGEPTGPKAASASAGHSKELLPDLKRPRTDANPTISSATVPSSSSHEQRLSASLDYEQRLSTSLDQEQRLSASLDQALLSALQGRPSFTSYPSQTPQLQHKHTDTPADTPTGENRCGSCSCSLSVYSTSPSAYRLPCGHFLCRPCLHRKSRPLVTTAMPNHILCPTCHSPAASSDITHVHH; encoded by the exons ATGGTGGTGAATCTCTGCCTACCACACTTCAAGACCACCATCCagtgtgacaag cTATGTGCAGATGGGTACGACGTCACCAACCTCCTATCGGCCGACCCAGCAGTCCGGAGGCGGGGTTTTAAGCTGGAGTACTTCCTGCGGCCGCCTGTTCAG GTGACACTGCAGTTTGGCTTCCAGGTGGAAGTGTGTCGGGTGGATGTGGAGCTGTGGCCCTGGGGCATGGACCGAGGACAAGCCTGCAAGAGGCTGGAGATCAGCACCAGCTCTGACCCCCCACTCCCCCACAATCACAGCTTAGAGCAGGGCCAAACCCAGGCCCAGCAAGGCCAAGAGAAGGGCCAGCAATGGGACCAAGCCAAGGCCCAGTTCAAAGGCCACCAATGGAGCCTCCAGGCCCAACAATATAGTCTACAAGGCCAGGAGAAGAGCCAGCAATGGACCCAACGTGGCCAAACGCACAGCCACACAGACACCAGCCAGGGGGCTTTTCACCTGGTGGGACGCTGTGAACTAACAGAAGAGACCCACGTCAGTTTCTCCCATCCCTGTTTCCGCCCGcgccctcccttctcctccctgccCCCGGCACCCCGTGAGGGGTGTAGACAAGAGGAGCTGTGGAGCAGGGGCCCGCTCTCACTAGGCTCTGTGAAGCAGCTCCGTGTGACAGTGCCGTACGGTGCGGGTGCCTCCGCGATGGGGCTCAAGGCACTGGCAGTGTGGGGGCTGCCTTCTCGCTGCTGCCCTCCGgatgaggtggagagagtgaggatAACTCATGAGAACGCTAGCCTGAGACCAGTGCCACGGCTCAGCCACTTGGCATCAGCTCAGCCTTCACCTGTCAATCAACCACCGGCACTGTCACAGACGACAACAGCAACTAG CCTCCTGCAAGTACCTGAGGAGTTCCTGGACCCGCTGACCCAGGAAGTGATGTTGTTGCCCATGCTGCTGCCCAGTGGAGTGTCTGTGGACAGCTCTACTCTGGAGGAGTACCAGAGGAGGGAGGCTACCTGGGGTCGTGTCCCCAACGACCCCTTCACCGGTGTCCCCTTCGTCCCTGAGTCACAGGCCCTCCCCAACCCCCACCTGAAGAGCCGCATCGACCGCTTCTTGCtccagacagggttagaggtcagggatgGAGCGGTTGGGAGGCAGGGCCATGGGGAGAGTCCGCAGCCCTCCAGACTCATACCTCcacagaggactggagagagtAGGGACTCTGCTGttaccactgctgctgctgtagAGTCAGCTAACCACCAGGGGACACTTAGCCGAAACAGTGGGGCTCGCACACAGACTAACCAAAAAGGGGCAGAAAGTGTTATTACACAGAGGAGCCAGCTTACGCAGTACAGGGGAACTGGGGCTTTTAACAACAGGGCGAAGAATGGGAATGGGAAGGATCGGTGCGCTGGTAAAGTTGGCCCTAAAGAAGGGGCAGTGGATAGAGTAAGTTCCCAGGAGGGAGGACCAGACTTGGggacaaggagaaagagagagcttgaGGTTTGGGCCACTCTGATCCGTTCTAAGGGAAAGGGTGAGCCCACCGGACCCAAAGCAGCCTCTGCTAGTGCTGGTCACTCCAAGGAGCTACTTCCTGACTTGAAAAGACCAAGAACAGATGCAAACCCCACTATCTCCTCAG CCACAGTTCCTAGCAGTAGCTCCCATGAACAGCGCTTGTCTGCCAGTCTAGACTATGAACAGCGTTTGTCTACCAGTCTAGACCAAGAACAGCGTTTGTCTGCCAGTCTAGACCAGGCCCTTCTCTCAGCCCTGCAGGGTCGACCCTCCTTTACCTCCTACCCCTCCCAAACCCCCCAGCTccagcacaaacacacagacacacctgctGACACCCCAACAG gtgagaacaggtgtggttcctgttCCTGCTCTCTATCAGTCTACTCGACCTCTCCATCAGCATATCGCCTGCCCTGTGGTCACTTCCTGTGCCGCCCCTGCCTACACAGGAAGTCCCGCCCACTTGTCACTACAGCAATGCCCAATCACATCCTCTGTCCCACCTGCCATAGCCCTGCCGCTTCCAGTGACATCACACACGTGCATCACTGA
- the LOC124036561 gene encoding RING finger protein 37-like isoform X1, translating to MVVNLCLPHFKTTIQCDKLCADGYDVTNLLSADPAVRRRGFKLEYFLRPPVQVTLQFGFQVEVCRVDVELWPWGMDRGQACKRLEISTSSDPPLPHNHSLEQGQTQAQQGQEKGQQWDQAKAQFKGHQWSLQAQQYSLQGQEKSQQWTQRGQTHSHTDTSQGAFHLVGRCELTEETHVSFSHPCFRPRPPFSSLPPAPREGCRQEELWSRGPLSLGSVKQLRVTVPYGAGASAMGLKALAVWGLPSRCCPPDEVERVRITHENASLRPVPRLSHLASAQPSPVNQPPALSQTTTATSLLQVPEEFLDPLTQEVMLLPMLLPSGVSVDSSTLEEYQRREATWGRVPNDPFTGVPFVPESQALPNPHLKSRIDRFLLQTGLEVRDGAVGRQGHGESPQPSRLIPPQRTGESRDSAVTTAAAVESANHQGTLSRNSGARTQTNQKGAESVITQRSQLTQYRGTGAFNNRAKNGNGKDRCAGKVGPKEGAVDRVSSQEGGPDLGTRRKRELEVWATLIRSKGKGEPTGPKAASASAGHSKELLPDLKRPRTDANPTISSATVPSSSSHEQRLSASLDYEQRLSTSLDQEQRLSASLDQALLSALQGRPSFTSYPSQTPQLQHKHTDTPADTPTAFPISLFPPLLSPLPFLSLPGENRCGSCSCSLSVYSTSPSAYRLPCGHFLCRPCLHRKSRPLVTTAMPNHILCPTCHSPAASSDITHVHH from the exons ATGGTGGTGAATCTCTGCCTACCACACTTCAAGACCACCATCCagtgtgacaag cTATGTGCAGATGGGTACGACGTCACCAACCTCCTATCGGCCGACCCAGCAGTCCGGAGGCGGGGTTTTAAGCTGGAGTACTTCCTGCGGCCGCCTGTTCAG GTGACACTGCAGTTTGGCTTCCAGGTGGAAGTGTGTCGGGTGGATGTGGAGCTGTGGCCCTGGGGCATGGACCGAGGACAAGCCTGCAAGAGGCTGGAGATCAGCACCAGCTCTGACCCCCCACTCCCCCACAATCACAGCTTAGAGCAGGGCCAAACCCAGGCCCAGCAAGGCCAAGAGAAGGGCCAGCAATGGGACCAAGCCAAGGCCCAGTTCAAAGGCCACCAATGGAGCCTCCAGGCCCAACAATATAGTCTACAAGGCCAGGAGAAGAGCCAGCAATGGACCCAACGTGGCCAAACGCACAGCCACACAGACACCAGCCAGGGGGCTTTTCACCTGGTGGGACGCTGTGAACTAACAGAAGAGACCCACGTCAGTTTCTCCCATCCCTGTTTCCGCCCGcgccctcccttctcctccctgccCCCGGCACCCCGTGAGGGGTGTAGACAAGAGGAGCTGTGGAGCAGGGGCCCGCTCTCACTAGGCTCTGTGAAGCAGCTCCGTGTGACAGTGCCGTACGGTGCGGGTGCCTCCGCGATGGGGCTCAAGGCACTGGCAGTGTGGGGGCTGCCTTCTCGCTGCTGCCCTCCGgatgaggtggagagagtgaggatAACTCATGAGAACGCTAGCCTGAGACCAGTGCCACGGCTCAGCCACTTGGCATCAGCTCAGCCTTCACCTGTCAATCAACCACCGGCACTGTCACAGACGACAACAGCAACTAG CCTCCTGCAAGTACCTGAGGAGTTCCTGGACCCGCTGACCCAGGAAGTGATGTTGTTGCCCATGCTGCTGCCCAGTGGAGTGTCTGTGGACAGCTCTACTCTGGAGGAGTACCAGAGGAGGGAGGCTACCTGGGGTCGTGTCCCCAACGACCCCTTCACCGGTGTCCCCTTCGTCCCTGAGTCACAGGCCCTCCCCAACCCCCACCTGAAGAGCCGCATCGACCGCTTCTTGCtccagacagggttagaggtcagggatgGAGCGGTTGGGAGGCAGGGCCATGGGGAGAGTCCGCAGCCCTCCAGACTCATACCTCcacagaggactggagagagtAGGGACTCTGCTGttaccactgctgctgctgtagAGTCAGCTAACCACCAGGGGACACTTAGCCGAAACAGTGGGGCTCGCACACAGACTAACCAAAAAGGGGCAGAAAGTGTTATTACACAGAGGAGCCAGCTTACGCAGTACAGGGGAACTGGGGCTTTTAACAACAGGGCGAAGAATGGGAATGGGAAGGATCGGTGCGCTGGTAAAGTTGGCCCTAAAGAAGGGGCAGTGGATAGAGTAAGTTCCCAGGAGGGAGGACCAGACTTGGggacaaggagaaagagagagcttgaGGTTTGGGCCACTCTGATCCGTTCTAAGGGAAAGGGTGAGCCCACCGGACCCAAAGCAGCCTCTGCTAGTGCTGGTCACTCCAAGGAGCTACTTCCTGACTTGAAAAGACCAAGAACAGATGCAAACCCCACTATCTCCTCAG CCACAGTTCCTAGCAGTAGCTCCCATGAACAGCGCTTGTCTGCCAGTCTAGACTATGAACAGCGTTTGTCTACCAGTCTAGACCAAGAACAGCGTTTGTCTGCCAGTCTAGACCAGGCCCTTCTCTCAGCCCTGCAGGGTCGACCCTCCTTTACCTCCTACCCCTCCCAAACCCCCCAGCTccagcacaaacacacagacacacctgctGACACCCCAACAG cttttcctatttctctctttccccctcttctctccccacttccctttctctctctcccaggtgagaacaggtgtggttcctgttCCTGCTCTCTATCAGTCTACTCGACCTCTCCATCAGCATATCGCCTGCCCTGTGGTCACTTCCTGTGCCGCCCCTGCCTACACAGGAAGTCCCGCCCACTTGTCACTACAGCAATGCCCAATCACATCCTCTGTCCCACCTGCCATAGCCCTGCCGCTTCCAGTGACATCACACACGTGCATCACTGA